A stretch of the Ctenopharyngodon idella isolate HZGC_01 chromosome 14, HZGC01, whole genome shotgun sequence genome encodes the following:
- the arl9 gene encoding ADP-ribosylation factor-like protein 9: MPGAREIGMVGAALALTGGVACAVCYLMHKTQEPKKKVKDELNEGKNEHVHKATKTETALQTPIISEPRTAGTQVLVLGLDGAGKTSLLHCFATGSLEQDVCPTQGFNAVSINREELQIEFLEIGGTEKLRDYWRMYLGKARVMVFVVDSSDPERFPLAKRLLHQLLSADPCLPLVLLANKQDVPGARGITDLYEELDLGNVGDGHRLSVIGTQVQKGKSVTNIGVQDARDLIIEMMSDN, encoded by the exons ATGCCAGGTGCGCGAGAGATCGGGATGGTGGGCGCCGCGCTCGCGCTGACGGGAGGAGTCGCGTGCGCTGTCTGCTATCTGATGCATAAAACACAAGAACCCAAGAAAAAAGTGAAGGACGAGCTGAATGAGGGCAAAAATGAACACGTGCATAAAGCAACCAAGACCGAAACTGCACTACAAACGCCCATAATATCAGAG CCCAGGACGGCAGGTACTCAGGTGCTGGTTTTGGGTCTGGACGGGGCAGGAAAGACGAGTTTACTGCACTGTTTCGCCACAGGCAGCCTGGAACAAGACGTGTGTCCCACTCAGGGCTTCAACGCCGTCTCCATCAACAGGGAAGAGCTTCAGATTGAGTTCTTAGAGA TTGGAGGCACAGAGAAGCTGCGTGATTACTGGCGGATGTATCTGGGTAAAGCGCGTGTGATGGTGTTCGTGGTGGACTCGTCTGACCCCGAGCGATTCCCTCTGGCTAAACGTCTCCTGCACCAGCTCCTGTCGGCTGACCCCTGCTTGCCTCTGGTGCTGCTCGCCAACAAACAG GACGTTCCCGGAGCTCGTGGGATCACTGATCTTTACGAGGAGCTGGATTTGGGGAACGTGGGCGACGGCCACCGGCTCAGTGTGATTGGTACTCAGGTGCAGAAGGGAAAGTCTGTGACCAACATCGGTGTGCAGGACGCCCGTGACCTCATCATAGAGATGATGTCAGACAATTGA